A window of Phaseolus vulgaris cultivar G19833 chromosome 4, P. vulgaris v2.0, whole genome shotgun sequence genomic DNA:
CATAATGGGATATATCCAGTTATTGATTCCTTGATTTTTCTgcattattttataaatcaagCTTTTGTTTTTGCTTATATTTTCAACCCTATCTATTTCAGGCAAGAGATCTACCAAAACTGGTTCAAGCTGCGTATCGTTTGATCCCTTACTTCATCTTTAGTGCTCAAGAAGGtctatttattcaatattttcaaACTAGAACTATAACAACTTTGCAATCCGATTCTATAATCAACTGTAACCATATATTTGATGGAATGTTTCGTAAAAGTAAAAGATATTCAGGACTAACTATGAATACATGTCACTTGTGCTGGAATGCAGGTGCAAGGAGTGCTCTTTTTGCTGCCACTGATCCTCAAGTTCCGGAGTATTGTGACATGTTGAAAGCAGACGAGTGGCCCGTTTGTGCCTTTATTTCTCAAGATTGTCGTCCGGCAAATCCATCAGAAGAAGCACACAGTGTTCAAACATCATACGAAGTGTGGGAGAAGACATTAGAGATGATTGGCCTTCCTTCAGATGCTGTGGAGAGGCTTTTAGACGGGGCAGAAGTTAAATGCCGTTATGGACAAGAACAGTAATCTAATTTACAATGATGACTACAAAACAGTTGATTAGCCGAAATGTCGCCACGTCCTCGCCCTTAATCTGTAAGGGCATTTACATTATTTATAGATAGCAGTGAGCTTTTTCATTCTTAGTATGTGGGAGAGAAGAACCCTTCTTTAATTTTGGACATCATATGTGTACATCCATTTTGATCATATTTATGCACTAAAGTTTCACTTGTTACTCATTGGGAGAATTTAACCAAACAAGTGTTTTTGGCCTTGAAACTTCTGATGGGCACGCATAGGAGTAAGAACTGAATTAGTAGGCACTATCTTGTTATAGTTATTTTGACCATTGTCATAGATTACCCTCCTAAATAAGCGAGTGGGTTACAGCAATAGTATTGCTTTCAATTTTAGAATGTTATCTTGCAATTCTTGCTTTCTCAAGAGTTGTAACCTTGCTTGCTCTTAACTTGTTTTATAAGCTCTCTAATTCATCAGAAATGTTTGGCATTTTTCTGTGAGTCGGTTAAAAATGATTGTTGGACATAGAGATTCTCCGTACCATgattataattttagttttaccaaataataaataaagcaATGGTTTGATTACATCCTAGATCCGGTATCTGTGCCATGATGCAAGGATTAATGGAGGAACTATTTGATGATCATGGTTTGGTTTGATCTGATGACTTAGCCACCACTTTAACTTCTATAAAGTTAACAAAGTTGGGAGAAAGTATGGTAGATATCATTTTATCTTTTCCATTCTTTATATGATCTGTTTTTAGAAAGCTGATCTGATCATCTACTCGAATCAACAAGACTGTGTAAGGTAAATAATACAGACAACTTGACAAGAACAAATATCAGATGCTTAAACATcactgtaatttttttttcaatacatAGAATATAAATTCTGAAGTTGGTTGATTGAACATGATGATGATTCTATTCAAAGAAGAATCATAAAATGTGAAATATTATGAAAAGTAGCAATTAAAGCCACTAAAACACCAATATCCAACATGATTATCAGTCAAGGAGTTACATTGATGTGGAGTTTCTGCCCATTTTCGCAGTGATCATCAACTCCACACATGAACCATGCTCCTCCTTCCTCTAAAATTATTGAGTCATTGCCACTCGTGAACCTTTGTATATACGAGTCCTTTATGCAATTCTCATAAACTGTGGAATCAACTTGCAATACATTATGTAGGCTGCTTTCATATTTGAACACTGGTAACAGAAATAAACATAACTGTTAGTGAACATTTTCAACTGTCatgtaataaaattttcaaaatgcCATTTTTCGGGAGAATATGCTATGAATGAGTAGATCTAGGTAAAATGTTTGTATTCTATTTTGCAACATCATTACGTTATTGACTGCAAATTTGATTTTAGTCTGTATGTAGTCATTTATGTTATCTTGACAATTTTAACAAATCTATAACTTTTAAACTTGAAATTAGTAAAAATAGGTATATAACTGTATGTTCTTAGattacttataaaataaaatcatgagtttttaaaacttttatgaAGGGTTTTACTCAAAAGTATTAAAGTGTCTTTTGAaaggtttttaaaattttaatgtttCTTTCACATTAAAGTGACTTTTTACTCCATTAAAGAATGCATCACTCATAAGTCAGAATCATGTTTGACACTATTTTCAAAGACATCAAACAAATAAATTGGTGTTTTCCTATGCATAACCAAACATATTCTTGACAATAAAATGTTTTCAGCTCCTCTATATTATGCCCTAAATTTTACCACAAAAAAGAAAATGCCAGTAAAACAGGTCTAAAGAATGATAATACAACATGTGAAAGAGTATGTTATTGATATTTCTTATTATGAATGTGAAACTCTACCCTTACCTAGAACATCACCAACATGAAACTCTTTTCCATCACACCAGTTGTTGAAATCAAAGATGTCAATCCAACCATAACTGTCACCAACAATGAAATGTTCTCCCTTTGCATGGGGCACAATGAAGGTTATGAGGAAAAGATAGAACATGATTACACAGGAGTAATGATAAGCCTCAACacccatcttttttttttccttttcttcctttcAATGATAAGAGACTACAGCAAGACAAACGACCATAGGATAAGAAAGACCATAATTCACCAAACATTGGAGTCTCACAACATTCTGATGTCACAAATTAGGTAGTCACGTATATCGTGTTAATGTCTAGATAGTTAACAAAATATGTTAGAAAAAATGTAAGTTTAGCTCAAGTATTTAACATTCTTTTACATTATTGGCAAAGAAAAATAGTCATAAAGAGCATtgttttcataatataattcaatttatttGTGCAAGATATATTATGGTTTCATAACCATTGTATGAAACACCTATCTACTACGTACTTCTAAATATCATATTTgttcaaaatatttcttaataCTTTCAAATATCCAAATATCATATTTCTAACACTAAAATGGTATCCAATTAAAGTTACTTAGTTTCGTCACGATTTCAAAATAATCACATTTAAAACAAAGTATGGATAACATTAACAATTTAagcttttattattttcaactaAAGTCATTCCTTTACGAGACGAATTACTCAGTCTcataattatttcttttaatccATTTAGTAATATTTCTTACCAATTGCACTTAGGTGCATAAACcttcatatgttttttttatattttatttgttcaatttattctattatattGATTTTACGACTAACTTAAGAAGAAATGAATGGAGAAAATTTCATAATTCACTTTCATTACGTAACGAGTGACATGAGTTTGTTATTATTTAGCTGTTTTGTGGGGTGTGAGAAATATACCTTTTATCATCAGCATGGAAACTATGACTGGTTTTGATGACATTGAAATTTGGAAAAACAAACGTTTGATAGAAAATGATAACATTTTACTGAAGTAGGACACTGTTTGAAAAATCGAAATTGGCACTTTGTTGGAAAATGAAACCTGAAAACATGGTATATCaacttcaaatttcaaaacaCGCAATCAACCCTACCATATTAAAAGACTTGCCAAAATACAATTCAATGACGCAATCCAACACATGTTTCCAGCCAATCACTCCATAAATTTGGTTACATACCAAACTTCCATTTTTAAAGAGTTTTAAATGCACTGATATACAAAGAGTTGTTCCTAGTTATGGAATGCATGTTTTAAGTTTGATTCATTGAAATAAAACTAGTCTTATAGTTGAGTATTAAATGAGTGAAAAGTGAAAGAGTAAATGATGGTTAAAAATGGCATCAAAGTTGGTACTTGGAACTATTATATAGCTCTTGTATCACTTGTTACACCATTGATGAAAGATGGATCTAGTAACATAATATTGCAGAATTGATCAACTTAAATAGGGGAGGCAAAACTAGAGAGCCACTCTAGCTTTTACAAGATG
This region includes:
- the LOC137838896 gene encoding mavicyanin, translated to MGVEAYHYSCVIMFYLFLITFIVPHAKGEHFIVGDSYGWIDIFDFNNWCDGKEFHVGDVLVFKYESSLHNVLQVDSTVYENCIKDSYIQRFTSGNDSIILEEGGAWFMCGVDDHCENGQKLHINVTP